The Metallosphaera hakonensis JCM 8857 = DSM 7519 genome includes the window CGGAGAAGATCTTAGCCAAGGAAACCACCTAACGGTGTTTTGATGCTAATCAACAAATAATTGCTCCCCAAAACAACCCCATACTTCCCTGAATAGATGCGCAGATAACGCCATTTTCAGGTGAAATTCACTAGCCTTTCCGATAAGTTCTTGAAGCGGGATTATGGACGTTTAGGATATACTTACTGAGAGCACTAACGTCTTCATCTCAGGAACCTGGTATCGTTCAAATTAAGAACCCAGTTTTTCTGACAAGCTCTTAGCCAGGACTGACCCACCACCGTCCCCTTGACTCACCTCAACCTTTTTACTCGTTGGACTCAAGGTTACATATCCATGTTAAAGGTTTTCTTCATAGGGACTGGAGGAGGAGCTCCATCCAGGAGGGGTCTTCCCGCCTACATGGTGAGGAGGGAGGGTCTTTCAGTCCTCATGGACTGCGGTGAGGGAACCCAGATAACCATGATCAAGAACTCCCTTAACGTGACCAGCGTGGACGTGATAGCCATAACCCATCTCCACGCGGATCACGTTCTCGGTCTCCCATCCCTCATTCAAACCATGGGGATGTACGATAGGAAGGAGAAATTGACCATCCTCGGACCAAAGGGTCTGGAGGACTTGCTTAAGCAAACCTTTGAGAGAACTTACTTCAGGCCCAACTTTCCCGTGGAGTTCGCCTCAAGGTTTGAAGGCAAGGACATCACCGTTGAACCCTTCGAAACCTGCCATGTGGTTCCGTCTCAGGGATATCTAATCGAGGAGAGGGAGTCGGTCAACTTGGACGCGGATAGGTTAAGGAGGGAGGGAGTAACTGATTGGAGGATCATGAGAGCCCTGAAGGAGGGGAAGCAGGTCTCCTGGGAGGGGAGGACGCTCAAACCTGAGGACTACCTATTTAGGAGGCCAGGACTCAGAGTCGCTTACACCGGGGATACCAGGCCGTGCGACAAAGTGGTGAAAGCCGTGAGGGAGGTTGACCTACTCCTCCACGACTCGACCTTTGAACATGGAGTCGACGCTTCAGAGTACGGACACTCCACCTCAACTGAAGCTGCAACCGTGGCGAGAGAGGCTCAAGTGAAGAGACTAGCGTTGATCCACATAAGCTCCAGGTACAGAGATACCAGCGAAATGTTGAAGCAAGCTAGAAGGGTGTTTCCCATGTCCTTCATCCCGGAGGACCTATCCTTTCTCAATCTTCGGGGATAGGGTTTTCCCAAAGCGGTCTCCCCCTGGAAGTTCTGGGGGCCAACCAGTCCACCACCGCCTCCAGGTCCCTATGAAACACCGTAAAGGTAATGGGACCTAGAGGAGATTCGTTCTCACTGTCAATGAAAGTCAACCTACCCACTGAGGCTGCCTGCTTGTGGATCATGAACGTCAGCCTGTCCCCCTCCATCCCTCTCCTCAAGTACTTCCGGGCGGCGTCAAGTATCCTCTCCTCCCTCAAGGCCCTGTGTAACTTGGTTAAGCTGGCCAAGGTAGGCGACTCAGCCACCAGGATCCTGAATCTTCCCTCCTCGTACTTCACAGACTTAAACGTGAAGAAGTGGGCTATGGCCACCTTTACCTTGTCCTCGTCCTCCGACGGTCTCACTTCAGCGGTTACCACGATCCTGGTCAATCCAACTTCCCCAGAGCCTCCATGGCTCTCCTCTTGAACTCCTCCTCCGTGGAGTCGTTAATCACTACCACGTCAGCCATCGCTATCACCCCTCCTATTCCAAGGGCTATTTCTTCCATGTCTCTCCTCCTCAGATCCTCCTCCCTGACGGAATCGTCTGCCCTCATCCTTCTCTTAAGCCTCTCGTATCTGGTTGCGGGCGAGGCGTGAACCGCAATTATCAACGGTTTCCCCAGTCTAGAGAACTCGTCCACCTCAGCCAAGTTCCTCACTCCGTCGAAGGCCACCTTCTCCTCTCTTCCCTTCAATTCCTCTATGCTGAGCCTCGCCACTATCCCTTCCCCGTAGATCTCCCTAAGCCTCCTGGCGTAATCCATGAGCCTCTCCCCGTGTCTGGCGTCTTTCTCGAACCTCTTCCTAACCGAGTCACTCATCACTATCACTGTGTACCCCTTCTCCTTGAGGATCGATGAGAGCAAGGATTTGCCCGATCCGGGCATCCCAGTGATTAGAAGGACTTTAATTGGAGACCACCTTTCCTTAGGATTGAGGGGTTAAAAAACGTGAGGCTATTCATAGGGATTCCAGTTCACGAAGAGTCCTGGGTCAAGGAGTTGCTGGCAACGGTCCAGGGGACAGGGGCCGACATAAAGCTTGTTGAACCCCAGAACGTACACATAACCCTTGCTTTCTTGGGGGAAGTTTGGGACGATAGGGTGGGGTTGGTGAAGGAGAGCCTGGACGAGCTAAACTTCTCCCCCTTCAAGATAGGGTTCAAGGGGCTCGGGGCTTTCCCCTCGGTGTCCAGACCTAGGGTCGTGTGGGTGGGGATAACCGAGGGATTCAATGAGCTAAAGAGAATTAGGTCCTCCTTGGTCAAGTCGTTAACCTCAAGGAGGATTAGGGTTGAGGAGGAGCAGTTCGTTCCCCACCTCACCCTGGGGAGAGTCAAGGGTCCCAGAGGAGTGCTGGAGTTGGCCAAGCTGATCAGTGAAATGGCAGACAAGGAGTTCGGGGAGGAAGAAGTTAGAGAGGTCACCCTTTTCAGGAGCACCCTCACCCCGAAGGGCCCCATATACGATCCTCTTCATAGAAAAGTAGCGTGATAGGATGGAGGTCCAGAAAGTCCTGGAGGAGGTACTTCGAAGAGTCAAGCCAAGCGACGGGGAGAGGGAGAGGATAAGGGTAGCAGTAAACGAGGTGACTTCACGCCTCAAGGGGCTCGAAGCCGAGATTCACGGTTCCTTCGCTAAGGACACGTGGCTTAGCGGAGACACAGACGTTGACCTTTTCGTGTTCTTTCCAAAGGCCCTGGGGAAGGAGTATCTCTCCAAGGAGGGTTTAAGAGAGATCCTGGGAAGGCTAGAGGGAATGGAGACAAGGTTGGCCTACGCCGAGCACCCCTACGTCATTGTTAGGGTAGACGGGATAGAGATAGACGTTGTCCCGGCCCTGAGAGTAGAGAGCGGGGATCAGGCCATAACGGCCGTTGATAGAACACCCTTCCACACCGAGTACGTGAGGGAGAAGTTGAGCGATGAGGGAAGGGATCAGGTCAGGTTACTCAAGAGGTTCCTCAAGGGAATCGGAGTATACGGTGCAGAGATCAAGGTCCTAGGTTTCTCAGGCTACGTATCGGAACTACTGGTTATAGGCTACGGATCCTTCCTTGAAGTGTTGAGGTCCGCCTCGGATTGGAAACCCCCCGTTAAGCTGGTCCTGGAAAGGGAGGGGAAGGAGTTCGAGTCGCCGCTGATTATCCCAGATCCTGTTGATCCAAGGAGGAACGCAGCTGCCGCGGTCTCCCTGAAGTCCTTGGCCACCCTTTCCTTGGCATCGAGGTATTTCCTAGATCGGCCCTCACTTGACTTCTTCTATCCGCCACCTCCAGGAGAGCAAGAGGTAGTGGGAGAGGTCCTGGTGACCCAGATAAAAATTGAGGAGCCTTTCGTGGAGGACGTGCTGTGGGGCCAACTCAGGAAGTCAGTTGAAAGGATAAGAACGAGTTTAGCTTCCTCGGGGTTTAACGTAATAGACGTGGGTTGGTGCCAGGACAATGACCTGAAAATCCTGGTCCAACTGGAGACCAGTAGCGTGGGAGATCATTACCTGGGACAAGGGCCACCATTCTACCTTCGCCAATCCATGGGATTTCTGTCGTCTAACGAGAGGGTCTGGATCGGGGAAGACGGCAGGCTCTACACCATCAGGAGAAGAAAGGAGACCGATCCCAACAGGATAGTCGCGCATTCCCTTTCCCTCAAGTATAAGTACTCAATAACTCAATACCAACTAAAGGAGGCCAAAGACGATTGCGTGAGGGCTTTCCTGAGGAAGAGGCCCCTCTGGTTGAAATAGGGAACTTGATCTTTCCTAGACACTCCAGGGAAATAGAGGACGAACTCCTCTCCGCTGGAATAAGGAGGGCCTACTCCCTGGGGAGCACAGTCCTGGGGAAATATAGGGTGTTGGGGAAGGGAAAGACCGGGGTAGTGGTTTTAACCGAGGATCTCCTGGCCCTCAAAATTAGGAGGGTTGACTCGCCCAAGGAGAGCATGGAGTTCGAGGCAAGGATGCAGATCAGGGCGGGGGACGTAGCGCCCAGGGTGATCAATTACGGAAGGAATTTCATCCTCATGGAATACGTTAGAGGAAGGCATCTGGACTATAGGGAAAGTCCCGAGACGATCCTGGACCTCATAGGAAGAGCTTTTTCCCTGGAGAGGGTCAACCTTGAGCACAGGGAGTTAGTCCATCCCTGGAAGAACGTTCTCGTCACACGTAACAGGACCTACATTCTGGACTACGATTCGGTCTCCATAAAGGAGAGGGCATATAACGTTAACAAAATACTTAACGCCTTCAACCTTCACGATCTAGCCAAGGCCTATAAGAAAGGAGAGATGGGACTGGAGGAATTAACTAGAAGGATCTTGACCTCTTGACCCTCAATTTGACTGAGATGTCATCGATTAATGGTACGTTCAATTTTTTCCCGCATTTGGGACATTTCCCACCATAAATTGAGCTTATCTCGGATGGAGTCCTGACTCCGTAAAAATCCTGTCCCACCTTCTCAAAGGAATAAAGCACTTTACGACACTCCTTGCACTTGTAAATAACCGCCAAATCTTCCACCTATAAGGTCATACTCTCCTGTATCTACTTAAAGGATAGGGACGTGATACTGGGTTCAATCTCCGTTATTTCAGGTCTTATTCCCCGCGGGAAACTGAGGGAGAGCCCACTGAAAGTATTCAGTATTACTTGGAGATTAACTTATAAGCATCGCTTATCCCAGATTAGTAGGGGGGCCGTAGTCTAGCTTGGACTAGGATGCCAGCCTGGGGATAACTCCCTAACCACCAGACCGCTGGTGGTCCCGGGTTCAAATCCCGGCGGCCCCATATTAGGGATCATTACAGGGACACTAGATTTCAGTTTGTTCTATCACTGAACTCTCGCCCATCTACCATTCCTTTTCTCGCAAGATTCAATTATGCCCTCACCCTTCTCGATCGTCTTCCCGATGACGCAACCTCCCAACCCCGACAGCACCGCTATGAGTAAGGCAGTGTCGAGTCTCTTGGTAGATACTCCGGCAGTAACTCCCCCTGCCACATCTCCGCTTACTGCCCCCTCATACTCATACGTGGAGACTGACATCGCTATGATCCTCATCGCCGTAACGCCAAACTTAGAAAGTAATTCGTCCAACTCCTCACATCCCAAGATTCTAGCATCATCCGGGGTCCTGAAAGATATGGAGACCTTATAACCGCTCTTGCTTACTTTGATCTCATCATCTAGGTTGATTAAAGCTTTACCTAGAGCCTTTACATTCTCCACCCTTTGCGTAGTGAAACCGTCGATAACGTACCTGATGTGCTTGCTCAATAGTTTATATGTCTGCACTCCAAGTTATATCCCTTACTTAACTCCATGAGAGCGGAAGGGTAATTATCCGTATAGTATAGAGGGAACGTTATCACAGGCTAAAATGAGAGGATGAAATAGTGTCTCGTGATGTTATCAAAAGTTGATTTGAAAGGCAGTTCATAGGCCATGATAATAAGGAATTAAGTGGATAACATGACGTGGAAAACTATTTCCACTAAAAATAACCTCTTGCTAGTGAATGTTCTCGTTAGTATTTCCAGAAAATGTTTATCCTAAGCACCTCTGGTCGCTAGCTTAGAACTTATCAGAAGCACTAGTGTAGTCGTCCAATTCTATAGTGAATGGTACGAAATATTTAGTGCGTAGAAATTACTTCTTTAAAGACCATTGTGGGGACTCAGGTCTTCGGGTCTTTGCGACGAATAGACATAAAGTCCTAGATCGCTGGTGGTCCCAGGTTCAAATCTTAGCCTACTTTACTTAAGTTTCAAGCTTAGAGTCTTTATAACAATCAGAAGTACTAGGCCCACCAATATCATAACCGCTGAGGCTGAGATCGCTACCTGAGGGCCATAATAGCCGTAGAAATTGTATATCTGAATTGAGGCCGGTGAGACGTTATTGAAAGGCCCGCCAAGGACGTAATAGGCTATGATGGCTATGGAACCGAACTCGCTCAGGGCCCTGGATAAGCTAGTTAAGGCTGAGAGGAGTATCCCCCTCAAGGATTCGGGGACGACCACGTAGATGAACGTCCTCAGCGTTCCCGCCCCGAGACTGAGGGCATATCTCTCATAGGACCTAGGCAACGCATCAAAGAAGGACCTCATCCCCCTGATGTAAATTGGGGCAGAGACTATAACCAGTGCTGCGACCAACCCTTGATAAGTATCGAAGAAGTTTATGCCCAGGGACTGGAGGAACCTTCCTACAGGGGAGTAGCTTCCGTCCAAGAGGACTAAAGCCACTCCCACAATGGGGTGAGGAATGGAAGCCGGGACGTCGGCCAACGCGTCAGTTATGGGATCCCCACCCCTAGATAGGTAATAAGCAAGCGGGGTGAAGGCCAAGACATCTATGACGGCTGCGGTCATCGAGGAGACAAGGGACAACTCTACTCCCTCGAGGAAGTAAGTCGAGAAAGCTTGGGGTGACCTAATCAGGAAACCTATCACGAGGATGTAAAGGACTGGGATGGAAAGCAGAAGAACGGAAAAAAGCGAAATTAGCTTAATCCAGTTCAAAGCGTACCTCCTTCAACTAGTTTACCTTGAGATAATAAAGAGGCTATCTGGGGTGGCACTGCAGTGGAGTTGAAGAGAACTCCCTGAGATAGGGGAAGTAAACCGAACTTTGATAGGGCCTGAGAGTTCTCCACCACAAAGGTAACGAATTGGAGGGCCTCCATCTGACTGTTGGCGTTCTTGGGAACAGTAATGAAGAGATAGATTGGCGATCCTGTCACGGGTCCGGTGGAGAGGTTGTACTTGAACATGGAGTAGAGGTGGGAGTAGCTTGGGTCTCCCTGGTTTATCTGGGGAGGAAGTTGAATGTAATTTAGGCCCTTGGCTACGGCCGCCGACTTATAAATGAACAGAAAGTTGATCTGTCCAGCCTCCAGTGGAGACACCAGCTCAGCCGCATTAGAGGCCGTGACGTTGCCCTGGTTTTTCAACATGTCGTTGTAGAAGAGGAAGGTGTTGTTGGCATACTCGTAACCCGCA containing:
- the rnz gene encoding ribonuclease Z, whose translation is MLKVFFIGTGGGAPSRRGLPAYMVRREGLSVLMDCGEGTQITMIKNSLNVTSVDVIAITHLHADHVLGLPSLIQTMGMYDRKEKLTILGPKGLEDLLKQTFERTYFRPNFPVEFASRFEGKDITVEPFETCHVVPSQGYLIEERESVNLDADRLRREGVTDWRIMRALKEGKQVSWEGRTLKPEDYLFRRPGLRVAYTGDTRPCDKVVKAVREVDLLLHDSTFEHGVDASEYGHSTSTEAATVAREAQVKRLALIHISSRYRDTSEMLKQARRVFPMSFIPEDLSFLNLRG
- a CDS encoding RNA-binding domain-containing protein produces the protein MTRIVVTAEVRPSEDEDKVKVAIAHFFTFKSVKYEEGRFRILVAESPTLASLTKLHRALREERILDAARKYLRRGMEGDRLTFMIHKQAASVGRLTFIDSENESPLGPITFTVFHRDLEAVVDWLAPRTSRGRPLWENPIPED
- a CDS encoding AAA family ATPase — protein: MPGSGKSLLSSILKEKGYTVIVMSDSVRKRFEKDARHGERLMDYARRLREIYGEGIVARLSIEELKGREEKVAFDGVRNLAEVDEFSRLGKPLIIAVHASPATRYERLKRRMRADDSVREEDLRRRDMEEIALGIGGVIAMADVVVINDSTEEEFKRRAMEALGKLD
- the thpR gene encoding RNA 2',3'-cyclic phosphodiesterase; translated protein: MRLFIGIPVHEESWVKELLATVQGTGADIKLVEPQNVHITLAFLGEVWDDRVGLVKESLDELNFSPFKIGFKGLGAFPSVSRPRVVWVGITEGFNELKRIRSSLVKSLTSRRIRVEEEQFVPHLTLGRVKGPRGVLELAKLISEMADKEFGEEEVREVTLFRSTLTPKGPIYDPLHRKVA
- the cca gene encoding CCA tRNA nucleotidyltransferase — its product is MEVQKVLEEVLRRVKPSDGERERIRVAVNEVTSRLKGLEAEIHGSFAKDTWLSGDTDVDLFVFFPKALGKEYLSKEGLREILGRLEGMETRLAYAEHPYVIVRVDGIEIDVVPALRVESGDQAITAVDRTPFHTEYVREKLSDEGRDQVRLLKRFLKGIGVYGAEIKVLGFSGYVSELLVIGYGSFLEVLRSASDWKPPVKLVLEREGKEFESPLIIPDPVDPRRNAAAAVSLKSLATLSLASRYFLDRPSLDFFYPPPPGEQEVVGEVLVTQIKIEEPFVEDVLWGQLRKSVERIRTSLASSGFNVIDVGWCQDNDLKILVQLETSSVGDHYLGQGPPFYLRQSMGFLSSNERVWIGEDGRLYTIRRRKETDPNRIVAHSLSLKYKYSITQYQLKEAKDDCVRAFLRKRPLWLK
- a CDS encoding ABC transporter permease: MNWIKLISLFSVLLLSIPVLYILVIGFLIRSPQAFSTYFLEGVELSLVSSMTAAVIDVLAFTPLAYYLSRGGDPITDALADVPASIPHPIVGVALVLLDGSYSPVGRFLQSLGINFFDTYQGLVAALVIVSAPIYIRGMRSFFDALPRSYERYALSLGAGTLRTFIYVVVPESLRGILLSALTSLSRALSEFGSIAIIAYYVLGGPFNNVSPASIQIYNFYGYYGPQVAISASAVMILVGLVLLIVIKTLSLKLK